The genomic DNA CCGTACCCGGCCGCGCCGAGCGCCACCGGGGTGCCGGCCGGCGGGACCGGGGCCGGCGTCGGGGTCACCGGCGTGGGCGGGGTCGGCGGTGCGTACGGCGGTGCGTACGGCGGCGGGCCGGTGGGCGGGCCCTGGGGCGGAGCGGGGGACGCGGCAGGGGGCGGGAACGGCGTCGGGGTCGGCGGGGTGGCCCGGGTGGGCTCGCCCTCCTCCTCCGGGGGGCGGGCGACGGCGGTCGGCGGGTGCGGCAGGGTGGCGCCGGTCGAGCCGGTGGCGACCTCGCGGAGCAGCTGCTGGGTCTCGCCCGCGGTCGGCCGCTCGGACGGGTCCTTGCGCAGCAGCGCCTCGATCACCGGGGCCAGCCGCCCGGCGTGCCGGGCCTCCGGCAGCGGGTCCGCGATCACCGCCTGGAGGGTCGACATGGTGGTGGTGCGGTGGAACGGCGACTGCCCCTCCACGGCCGCGTACAGGGTGGCGCCGAGCGACCACAGGTCGGACTCCGGCCCGGGCCGGTGGCCGGTGATCCGCTCGGGGGCCACGTAGTCCGGCGAGCCGACGATGTCGCCGGTGCGGGTGAGCCCCGGCGAGCCGACCAGCATGGCGATGCCGAAGTCGGTCAGCACGACCCGTCCGCCGCGCTCCAGCAGCACGTTGGCGGGCTTCACGTCGCGGTGCAGGACGCCGTGCCGGTGCGCCTGGTCGAGCGCCGCGACGACCTGCTCGCCGACCCGGGCGGCGTCCCGGGGGATCAGCGTGCCCTCGGTGGCGATCACCTCCGCCAGCGAGGTGCCGTCGATCAGCTCCATCACGATCCACGGCCGGCCGTCCTGCTCCAGCACGTCGTGGACGGTGATCACGCCCGGGTGGTGGACCTGCGCCGCGGCCCGGGCCTCCTGGAGCATCCGGGTGTGCAGCGTGGGCAGTTCGCTCTCCGGGACGCCGCTGACGCTGAGTTCCTTGACCGCCACGTCGCGGTCGAGCTTGACGTCCCGGGCCAACCAGACGGTGCCCATCC from Kitasatospora terrestris includes the following:
- a CDS encoding serine/threonine-protein kinase; its protein translation is MGSQEDGERVLAGRYRLQRRIGRGGMGTVWLARDVKLDRDVAVKELSVSGVPESELPTLHTRMLQEARAAAQVHHPGVITVHDVLEQDGRPWIVMELIDGTSLAEVIATEGTLIPRDAARVGEQVVAALDQAHRHGVLHRDVKPANVLLERGGRVVLTDFGIAMLVGSPGLTRTGDIVGSPDYVAPERITGHRPGPESDLWSLGATLYAAVEGQSPFHRTTTMSTLQAVIADPLPEARHAGRLAPVIEALLRKDPSERPTAGETQQLLREVATGSTGATLPHPPTAVARPPEEEGEPTRATPPTPTPFPPPAASPAPPQGPPTGPPPYAPPYAPPTPPTPVTPTPAPVPPAGTPVALGAAGYGGPPTDRPPPGSADDGARRRKRRMLIGGGALAAVLVAGGVTFALAGGGSGGGADRTAVVDTTTPADAGTTDSPSYSPTTPPSTAPGPSTVTTTVPAPSSPVVSRAPSLSPTASAPATAAAAPAGYRWVDDPAGFRVAVPQDWTRSENNGQIDYSPDGGVHLLRFGVTPGATKSSEEHFLELEQTVSTYPDYQRILLAADVYQGRPGAAWEFTWTDAKQGTRHAVDQAFIATSGTEYAIYLSGPESDWTSTQQRLVTVLNSFTVR